One window of Enterobacter sp. RHBSTW-00175 genomic DNA carries:
- the hspQ gene encoding heat shock protein HspQ → MIASKFGIGQQVRHTLLGYLGVVVDIDPEYSLDEPSADELAVDAELRVAPWYHVVMEDDDGQPVHTYLAEAQLSGELQDEHPEQPTMDELARTIRKQLQAPRLRN, encoded by the coding sequence ATGATTGCCAGCAAATTCGGTATCGGCCAGCAGGTCCGCCACACCTTACTGGGCTATTTGGGTGTGGTCGTGGATATCGACCCGGAGTATTCCCTTGATGAACCGTCAGCTGATGAGCTGGCGGTCGACGCAGAGCTTCGCGTTGCCCCCTGGTATCATGTGGTGATGGAAGATGATGATGGGCAGCCTGTCCATACCTATCTTGCCGAAGCGCAGCTTAGCGGCGAACTTCAGGATGAGCATCCCGAGCAACCCACGATGGATGAGCTTGCCCGGACCATTCGCAAACAGCTACAGGCCCCTCGCCTGCGCAA
- the rlmI gene encoding 23S rRNA (cytosine(1962)-C(5))-methyltransferase RlmI, whose amino-acid sequence MSVRLVLAKGREKSLLRRHPWVFSGAVTRMEGKASLGETIDIVDHQGKWLARGAYSPASQIRARVWTFDKDETIDIAFFTRRLQQAQQWREWLAKRDGLDSYRLIAGESDGLPGITIDRFGDFLVLQLLSAGAEYQRAALISALQNLFPECAIYDRSDVAVRKKEGLELTQGPVTGELPPALLPIEEHGMKLLVDIQGGHKTGYYLDQRDSRLATRQYVENKRVLNCFSYTGGFAVSALMGGCAQVVSVDTSQEALDVAKQNVELNKLDLSKAEFVRDDVFKLLRKYRDQGEKFDVIVMDPPKFVENKSQLMGACRGYKDINMLAIQLLNPGGVLLTFSCSGLMTTDLFQKIIADAAIDAGRDVQFIEQFRQAADHPVIATYPEGLYLKGFACRVM is encoded by the coding sequence ATGAGTGTACGTTTAGTGTTAGCCAAAGGGCGCGAGAAGTCATTACTGCGCCGCCATCCCTGGGTCTTTTCTGGCGCAGTAACCCGCATGGAAGGCAAAGCCAGCCTCGGTGAAACCATCGATATCGTTGATCATCAGGGGAAATGGTTAGCGCGTGGCGCATACTCGCCTGCATCACAGATCCGCGCGCGCGTCTGGACCTTTGATAAAGACGAAACCATCGACATTGCGTTCTTTACCCGCCGCCTGCAACAGGCACAGCAGTGGCGCGAGTGGCTGGCAAAACGCGACGGGCTGGACAGCTATCGTCTGATTGCCGGGGAATCTGACGGACTGCCGGGCATCACTATCGACCGTTTTGGTGATTTCCTGGTGCTGCAATTGCTGAGCGCGGGCGCTGAGTATCAGCGTGCAGCCCTAATTAGCGCGCTGCAAAACCTGTTCCCTGAATGCGCCATTTACGACCGCAGCGATGTTGCCGTACGTAAGAAAGAAGGTCTGGAGCTGACGCAAGGCCCGGTAACGGGTGAACTGCCACCTGCCCTGCTACCTATTGAAGAACACGGTATGAAGCTGCTGGTTGATATCCAGGGTGGGCACAAAACCGGGTATTACCTCGACCAGCGCGATAGCCGCCTGGCCACGCGCCAGTACGTTGAGAACAAACGCGTGCTGAACTGTTTCTCCTACACCGGTGGTTTCGCGGTTTCTGCGCTGATGGGCGGCTGTGCTCAGGTGGTGAGCGTGGATACATCGCAGGAAGCGCTGGATGTGGCAAAACAGAACGTCGAGCTGAATAAGCTGGATCTGAGCAAAGCGGAGTTCGTGCGCGATGACGTGTTCAAACTGCTGCGTAAATATCGCGATCAGGGCGAGAAGTTTGACGTTATCGTGATGGACCCACCGAAATTCGTCGAGAACAAAAGCCAGCTGATGGGTGCCTGCCGCGGCTATAAAGACATCAACATGCTGGCTATCCAGCTGTTGAACCCGGGTGGCGTTCTGCTGACATTCTCCTGTTCTGGCCTGATGACGACAGATTTATTTCAGAAAATCATCGCCGATGCCGCTATAGATGCTGGCCGTGATGTACAATTTATAGAGCAGTTCCGTCAGGCGGCCGATCATCCGGTGATCGCTACCTACCCGGAAGGGCTGTATCTGAAAGGGTTTGCCTGTCGCGTCATGTAA
- the yccX gene encoding acylphosphatase translates to MSKVCTIAWVHGTVQGVGFRYSTQREAVQLGLTGYARNMDDGSVEVVACGEAEQVERLVAWLKAGGPRSARVDKVLTEPHQPGREYVNFGIRY, encoded by the coding sequence ATGTCAAAAGTCTGCACTATTGCCTGGGTTCACGGCACCGTTCAGGGCGTGGGCTTCCGCTACAGCACCCAGCGAGAGGCCGTCCAGCTAGGGCTTACCGGATACGCGCGTAATATGGATGACGGCAGCGTCGAAGTGGTAGCTTGCGGTGAAGCGGAACAGGTAGAGCGGCTGGTGGCGTGGTTAAAAGCGGGCGGGCCGCGCAGCGCACGGGTTGATAAGGTGTTGACGGAGCCGCATCAACCCGGCCGGGAATACGTTAACTTTGGTATTCGCTATTAA
- the tusE gene encoding sulfurtransferase TusE: MLSFEGKEIETDADGYLKESSQWSEALAEVIAQKEAITLSPEHWEVVRFVREFYLEFNTSPAIRMLVKAMANKFGEEKGNSRYLYRLFPKGPAKQATKIAGLPKPVKCI; the protein is encoded by the coding sequence ATGTTGAGCTTTGAAGGTAAAGAGATAGAAACCGACGCCGACGGTTATCTGAAAGAGAGCAGCCAGTGGAGCGAAGCGCTGGCAGAAGTGATTGCGCAGAAAGAGGCCATCACCCTGTCGCCAGAACACTGGGAAGTGGTGCGTTTTGTGCGTGAATTCTACCTGGAATTCAACACCTCTCCGGCTATCCGGATGCTGGTTAAGGCGATGGCGAACAAATTCGGCGAAGAGAAAGGCAACAGCCGTTACCTGTATCGTCTCTTCCCGAAAGGCCCGGCAAAACAGGCGACAAAAATCGCCGGTCTGCCCAAGCCTGTGAAGTGTATTTAA
- the yccA gene encoding FtsH protease modulator YccA, translated as MDRIISSSRDRTSLLSTHKVLRNTYFMLSLTLAFSAITATASTLLMLPSPGLILTLVGMYGLMFLTYKTADKPVGILSAFAFTGFLGYILGPMLNAYLSAGMGDLIGLALGGTALVFFCCSAYVLTTRKDMSFLGGMLMAGIVVVLVGMVANIFLQLPALHLAISAVFILISSGAILMETSNIIRGGETNYIRATVSLYVSLYNIFVSLLSILGFASRD; from the coding sequence ATGGATCGTATTATTAGTTCTTCACGCGACCGCACATCGCTACTCAGCACCCACAAGGTGCTGCGCAATACTTATTTCATGCTCAGCCTGACGCTGGCGTTTTCTGCGATCACCGCAACCGCCAGCACCCTTCTGATGCTGCCGTCACCGGGCCTGATCCTGACGCTGGTGGGAATGTATGGTCTGATGTTCCTGACCTACAAAACCGCGGATAAGCCAGTAGGTATCCTGTCTGCGTTCGCCTTTACCGGCTTCCTGGGCTACATCCTGGGGCCAATGCTGAATGCCTATCTGTCTGCAGGCATGGGTGACCTTATCGGTCTGGCGCTGGGCGGTACTGCACTGGTGTTCTTCTGCTGCTCGGCTTACGTTCTGACCACGCGCAAGGACATGTCCTTCCTCGGCGGGATGCTGATGGCGGGTATCGTGGTGGTACTGGTAGGTATGGTGGCAAACATCTTCCTGCAACTGCCTGCCCTGCACCTGGCAATCAGCGCGGTGTTTATCCTGATTTCCTCTGGCGCGATCCTGATGGAAACCAGCAACATTATTCGCGGTGGTGAGACGAACTACATCCGCGCGACCGTGAGCCTGTATGTGTCGCTGTACAACATCTTCGTCAGCCTGTTGAGCATCCTGGGCTTCGCCAGCCGCGATTAA
- a CDS encoding ABC transporter substrate-binding protein: protein MKSQSRTNFTLSLLTAGILCASTASQAANVPAGTQLAEKQELVRNNGNEPASLDPHKVESDVEFNILSDLFEGLVSVSPTGEIQPRLADKWENKDNTVWTFHLRPGITWSDGTAITAQDVVWSWQRLVDPKTASPYASYPGNMHIVNAAAIAQGKQAPDTLGVKAVNDTTLEVTLTQPNAAFLAMLAHPSMVPVDKVLINRFGEKWTKPEHLVTSGAYKLSQWVVNERIVAERNPRYWDNAHTVINKVTYLPITSEAADVNRYKAGEIDIVYTVPINQFAQLKKTMGTELDVSPQLATYYYEFNTTRPPFNDVRVRKALNMALDKDIIADKVLGQGQRPAWLISQPDIGGVTLKTPDYASWPMDKRIAEAKKLLEEAGFNASHPLSFNLLYNTSESHQRIAIAASSMWKKNLGVEAKLQNQEWKTMLDTMHTHNFDAVRYAWIADYDDAATFLNNFRTGDSENTSQYSNPDYDQALVNAAKAKTTQERGQFYQQAEDLLGRDVPAIPVYHYVRTHLVKPWVGGFTPDKLGYYYTKDMYIKKH from the coding sequence ATGAAATCACAATCACGCACTAACTTTACACTTTCTTTGTTAACCGCAGGCATCCTGTGCGCAAGCACGGCAAGCCAGGCGGCTAACGTGCCAGCAGGAACACAGCTGGCAGAGAAACAGGAACTGGTCAGGAATAATGGTAACGAACCGGCATCACTCGATCCGCACAAAGTCGAAAGCGATGTCGAATTCAATATTCTCAGCGATTTATTCGAAGGGCTGGTGAGTGTCTCCCCTACGGGTGAAATCCAGCCGCGGCTGGCAGATAAGTGGGAGAACAAAGACAACACCGTCTGGACATTCCATCTGCGCCCGGGCATTACGTGGAGCGATGGAACTGCCATTACCGCGCAGGATGTCGTGTGGAGCTGGCAGCGTCTGGTTGATCCGAAGACCGCCTCACCCTACGCCAGTTACCCGGGCAATATGCATATTGTGAATGCTGCCGCCATCGCTCAGGGCAAACAGGCACCCGACACACTTGGGGTGAAAGCCGTTAACGATACCACCCTGGAAGTGACGCTCACCCAGCCAAACGCCGCCTTCCTTGCCATGCTGGCGCACCCGTCGATGGTACCGGTTGATAAGGTGCTGATTAATCGCTTTGGCGAGAAGTGGACCAAGCCAGAGCACCTCGTCACCAGTGGGGCCTACAAGCTGTCACAGTGGGTGGTCAATGAGCGGATTGTCGCTGAGCGTAACCCGCGCTACTGGGATAACGCGCATACCGTTATCAACAAGGTCACCTATCTGCCAATCACCTCTGAAGCCGCTGATGTGAACCGCTATAAAGCCGGAGAGATCGACATCGTTTATACGGTGCCAATCAACCAGTTTGCCCAGCTGAAAAAAACCATGGGTACAGAGCTGGATGTCTCTCCGCAGCTGGCAACTTATTACTACGAATTCAACACCACCCGGCCACCGTTTAACGATGTGCGCGTGCGTAAAGCGCTAAACATGGCGCTGGATAAAGACATCATTGCCGACAAAGTGTTAGGGCAGGGGCAACGCCCGGCGTGGCTTATCAGCCAGCCAGATATCGGTGGTGTTACACTGAAAACCCCGGATTACGCCAGCTGGCCGATGGACAAACGTATTGCTGAGGCGAAAAAACTGCTGGAAGAGGCCGGGTTCAACGCCAGCCACCCGCTGAGCTTTAACCTGCTCTATAACACCTCTGAATCGCACCAGCGTATTGCGATTGCTGCCAGCTCCATGTGGAAGAAAAACCTCGGCGTGGAAGCGAAGCTGCAAAACCAGGAGTGGAAAACCATGCTGGACACCATGCACACCCACAACTTTGATGCGGTGCGCTATGCGTGGATTGCCGATTACGACGATGCCGCAACCTTCCTGAACAACTTCCGTACCGGCGACAGTGAAAACACCAGCCAGTACAGCAACCCGGATTACGATCAGGCGCTGGTGAACGCAGCGAAAGCGAAAACCACGCAAGAGCGCGGGCAATTCTACCAGCAGGCGGAAGATCTGTTAGGGCGTGATGTGCCGGCGATCCCGGTCTATCACTATGTCCGTACGCACCTGGTCAAGCCGTGGGTGGGTGGTTTTACGCCAGACAAGTTGGGCTACTACTACACCAAAGATATGTACATCAAAAAACACTAG
- a CDS encoding substrate-binding domain-containing protein: MSSSSQKKNPGFASATEVARLAGVSRSAVSRTFTPGRSVSEDTRRKVLAAAGALNYHVNHLARGLSREESRPVCILGGNLAFPWQSSLLEHLTRRLHQAGRAVMVINTDDDEASAREAVQQTLNYRSTATIVLSGKPPGSLIELCLQSGQQVILINRMGQFPSADNIDIDYSSTMKEAFDHLIAAKCQHLAIVSSSSRSPSMVTRETRFLEAAAETGTDVTVIRPGSTCYQTGVLAARELLGQMARPDGVFCVTDLIACGFIDAARHEFGLRVPEDISVIGFDDIEQASWLGYQLTTFSQPLAEMAQAVCELLLAPEDSKPASRLFTARLVKRKTLGSAG; the protein is encoded by the coding sequence ATGAGCAGTAGCAGCCAGAAAAAAAATCCCGGTTTTGCCAGCGCCACTGAGGTGGCGCGTCTTGCCGGCGTGTCCCGCTCTGCGGTGTCCCGTACTTTTACGCCAGGTCGTAGCGTGTCTGAAGATACCCGGCGTAAGGTGCTGGCGGCTGCCGGGGCGCTGAATTATCACGTCAACCATCTGGCGCGGGGGCTTTCCCGGGAGGAGAGCCGCCCGGTCTGTATTCTTGGCGGTAATCTTGCGTTTCCCTGGCAGTCCAGTCTGCTTGAACATCTGACCCGCCGTCTGCATCAGGCCGGACGCGCGGTAATGGTGATTAACACCGACGACGACGAGGCGAGCGCCAGAGAAGCCGTGCAGCAAACGCTGAATTACCGTTCAACAGCCACCATTGTGTTGTCTGGTAAGCCGCCGGGTTCGCTGATTGAACTGTGTCTGCAAAGCGGGCAGCAGGTAATTTTGATCAACCGTATGGGCCAGTTTCCCAGCGCAGACAATATAGACATCGATTACAGTTCGACGATGAAAGAGGCATTTGACCACCTGATTGCTGCAAAATGTCAGCATCTGGCGATTGTGTCGTCTTCGTCCCGCTCCCCGAGCATGGTGACCCGTGAAACGCGTTTTCTGGAGGCGGCGGCTGAAACCGGAACGGATGTGACTGTCATCCGGCCTGGCAGCACCTGTTATCAGACGGGCGTCCTTGCTGCACGTGAATTGCTCGGCCAGATGGCGCGCCCGGATGGGGTATTCTGCGTGACGGATCTTATCGCCTGCGGATTTATTGATGCCGCGCGCCATGAGTTTGGCCTGCGAGTTCCTGAAGACATCAGCGTCATAGGTTTTGATGATATCGAGCAGGCCAGCTGGCTGGGCTATCAGTTGACGACGTTCTCGCAGCCGCTGGCAGAGATGGCGCAGGCAGTCTGTGAATTGCTGCTGGCCCCGGAGGACAGTAAACCGGCCAGCCGATTGTTTACTGCACGTCTGGTGAAGCGGAAGACGCTCGGTTCGGCGGGTTAG
- a CDS encoding inositol monophosphatase family protein, with the protein MTHDIEQREAALRRIIVDAGDTALRFFRSRKAGEYELKGHQDILTEADTFVEKLVSEAISAAFPDDLILGEETASQPASAQRLWVVDPIDGTANFARGIPHFCVCMAWVCHGITELGAIYNPVSQELYLARRGHYALKNDQPLRCTAITDTRRAAVELGWSSRHSQNHYLQVMASLLGLGASVRRGGSGALALAWVAEGRTDGYIEIHMNAWDCLAGLLLVREAGGQTGSIPDSAEGIFNGLPVLAVAPGIADELARATGIPLAGSLPVIPETVRYPRPPMSLIVEDFPGWGMDIYIGGSGGVSDVALLAEHDIGVVINCAVNLDIDWVSTSEKGAAPHLLSHGAGPVRYYKLGLIDGEGNAPEMLHAGYQLMRSALLQQIPDKASYRNRKRGNILVNCRGGRSRSVALVALFMHLECPERFPTLDDAIALIRDRRELHPDEWFETPKPSLIRLAEHAIIRERAIAAVETCHEQ; encoded by the coding sequence ATGACTCACGATATTGAACAACGTGAAGCGGCGCTCAGGCGCATTATCGTCGACGCAGGCGATACCGCCCTGCGCTTCTTCCGCTCGCGTAAAGCAGGCGAATATGAACTCAAGGGGCATCAGGATATTCTGACCGAGGCCGATACCTTCGTCGAGAAGCTGGTGTCAGAGGCTATTTCTGCCGCCTTCCCTGACGATCTGATCCTCGGTGAGGAAACCGCCAGTCAGCCCGCCAGTGCGCAGAGACTGTGGGTGGTGGATCCGATTGATGGCACCGCCAACTTCGCCCGTGGAATTCCCCATTTTTGTGTGTGCATGGCCTGGGTTTGCCACGGCATCACCGAACTGGGGGCGATTTATAACCCGGTCAGCCAGGAGCTTTATCTGGCACGCCGTGGCCATTATGCGCTGAAAAACGATCAGCCCCTGCGCTGTACCGCCATTACCGACACCCGGCGGGCGGCCGTGGAGCTGGGCTGGTCTTCACGTCACAGCCAGAATCACTATCTCCAGGTAATGGCGTCCCTGCTCGGTCTGGGCGCCAGCGTGCGTCGGGGCGGCTCCGGCGCGCTGGCGCTGGCCTGGGTGGCGGAAGGACGTACCGACGGGTATATCGAAATCCATATGAATGCCTGGGACTGCCTGGCGGGACTGCTGCTGGTACGTGAGGCAGGCGGCCAGACGGGGAGCATTCCTGACAGTGCCGAGGGGATCTTCAATGGCCTGCCGGTGCTGGCCGTTGCGCCGGGTATTGCGGATGAGCTTGCCCGCGCCACCGGTATTCCGCTGGCAGGGTCACTACCAGTGATACCAGAGACAGTGCGCTACCCGCGCCCGCCAATGAGCCTGATTGTGGAAGATTTCCCCGGCTGGGGAATGGATATTTACATCGGTGGTTCTGGTGGGGTGAGCGACGTTGCCCTGCTGGCGGAACATGATATCGGCGTGGTCATTAATTGTGCGGTCAACCTGGATATCGACTGGGTATCCACGTCTGAAAAAGGCGCTGCGCCGCATCTGCTGTCTCATGGCGCTGGCCCGGTTCGCTATTACAAACTGGGGCTGATTGACGGGGAAGGTAATGCCCCGGAGATGCTGCACGCCGGGTATCAGCTGATGCGCTCGGCACTGTTACAGCAGATCCCGGATAAAGCGTCTTACCGCAATCGCAAGCGCGGCAACATCCTCGTCAACTGTCGCGGCGGGCGCAGCCGCTCTGTGGCGCTGGTGGCGTTGTTTATGCATCTGGAATGCCCTGAGCGCTTCCCCACTCTCGATGACGCGATCGCCCTGATCCGCGACCGGCGTGAACTTCACCCGGATGAGTGGTTTGAAACGCCGAAGCCGTCGCTGATCCGCCTGGCTGAACATGCCATTATCCGTGAACGGGCAATTGCCGCAGTGGAAACCTGTCATGAGCAGTAG
- a CDS encoding ABC transporter substrate-binding protein, with the protein MKRNLSAVLIASALLSSTVAQAETFDLQKLIAAAKQEQPITVYASTGKIVQQAKAFSEQYGLQAVGVKADAPQIIEIMSREAQAKNVRADVAIVEDAPAGMTQLLDKGYVQSWVPDDLKGNIAARYQTPLTVVLAPNVFAYNTDHHTTCPVTNLWQLTEPKWRGRVAMQDPTSKPAYTDWFSQMETHYDQQVRDAYQQEFGKPLQTDEKSATAAFVKALAGNGVLLTHSDNDAASAIGAPDSKTDFVGLVSTAKFRDNKQGMKLGLCSGLKPFIGWNYPSLGVVATGSKSPNTAKLFIHYLLSAEGIAPQGVDGKMSTNQTVKLPADEASGIEPHRSELMEYLTATVRGDWASRQDWQDIWSLNYKK; encoded by the coding sequence ATGAAGCGCAATTTGTCCGCCGTACTTATCGCCAGTGCCCTGCTGAGCAGCACCGTCGCGCAGGCTGAGACGTTCGACCTGCAAAAATTGATTGCGGCTGCAAAGCAGGAGCAGCCGATCACCGTTTACGCCTCTACCGGGAAAATCGTGCAGCAGGCGAAAGCCTTCAGTGAGCAGTACGGTTTGCAGGCGGTGGGTGTGAAGGCCGATGCACCGCAGATTATTGAAATCATGAGCCGTGAAGCTCAGGCCAAAAATGTGCGTGCCGATGTGGCGATTGTTGAGGACGCCCCTGCCGGGATGACGCAGCTGCTGGATAAAGGTTATGTGCAGAGCTGGGTCCCGGACGATCTGAAAGGCAATATTGCCGCCCGCTATCAGACCCCGTTAACCGTCGTGCTGGCGCCGAACGTGTTTGCCTACAATACCGATCATCACACCACCTGCCCGGTGACGAATCTCTGGCAGTTGACCGAGCCAAAATGGCGTGGCCGCGTCGCGATGCAGGATCCCACCAGCAAACCGGCCTATACCGACTGGTTCAGCCAGATGGAAACGCACTACGACCAGCAGGTGCGGGATGCCTATCAGCAGGAATTTGGCAAACCGCTGCAAACCGACGAGAAATCCGCCACCGCAGCCTTTGTGAAGGCGCTGGCGGGCAACGGCGTGCTGCTGACCCATTCCGATAATGATGCCGCGTCTGCCATCGGCGCGCCGGACAGCAAAACTGACTTTGTGGGTCTGGTGTCTACCGCAAAATTCCGCGACAACAAGCAGGGGATGAAGCTGGGCCTGTGCAGCGGACTGAAGCCGTTTATTGGCTGGAATTACCCGAGCCTGGGCGTGGTGGCTACGGGGAGTAAAAGCCCTAACACCGCGAAGCTGTTTATTCACTATCTGCTGAGCGCCGAAGGTATTGCACCACAGGGTGTGGACGGCAAAATGTCCACCAACCAGACGGTGAAGCTGCCCGCCGATGAAGCCTCCGGCATTGAACCGCATCGCAGCGAACTGATGGAATACTTGACCGCCACCGTACGGGGCGACTGGGCAAGCCGCCAGGACTGGCAGGATATCTGGAGCCTGAACTACAAAAAGTAG
- a CDS encoding ABC transporter ATP-binding protein: MPDIQLTNLTKTYPGSDTPAVNSINLTVKDGEFMCLLGPSGCGKTTILRMIAGIEHASGGEIRIGDKVVDSVVRGTYVPPEKRGIGLVFQSYALWPHMTVEQNVDFGLRLQKVPTKERIARCQDVMEKLRIADYASRYPAQLSGGQQQRVALARMLAVNPGVLLLDEPLSNLDATLRLEMRAELRRLHETFGTTIVFVSHDQWEAMTLATTIAVMSAGHMQQVGTPDEIYATPANRFVAEFIGTPRLNMITLHQPLSRLAQHLQQRFTLHDQTRLCGIRPEEIVLSDESSLNAIPMTIDNIMPTGGSWVIELVAGEDRLFHSTQLRPRWQARQQVHCQLPTSSLHFFNSNGLRHDITAN; encoded by the coding sequence ATGCCTGATATCCAATTAACGAATCTCACCAAAACTTACCCCGGCAGCGATACCCCGGCGGTAAACAGTATCAACCTGACGGTGAAAGACGGTGAGTTTATGTGCCTGCTGGGGCCGTCCGGCTGTGGGAAAACCACAATCCTGCGGATGATTGCCGGCATTGAGCACGCCAGCGGTGGCGAGATCCGTATCGGCGACAAGGTGGTCGATTCCGTGGTACGGGGTACGTACGTTCCACCGGAAAAACGCGGGATTGGCCTGGTGTTCCAGAGCTACGCGCTGTGGCCGCACATGACCGTGGAACAGAACGTGGATTTTGGCCTGCGCTTACAGAAAGTGCCGACCAAAGAGCGTATCGCCCGCTGCCAGGACGTAATGGAAAAACTGCGCATTGCTGATTACGCCAGTCGCTATCCGGCACAGCTTTCCGGTGGCCAGCAGCAGCGCGTGGCCCTGGCGCGAATGCTGGCGGTGAATCCCGGCGTACTGCTGCTGGATGAACCGCTTTCTAACCTCGACGCCACACTGCGTCTGGAAATGCGCGCCGAACTGCGCCGCCTGCATGAAACCTTTGGCACCACGATTGTTTTCGTCAGCCACGATCAGTGGGAAGCCATGACCTTAGCCACCACCATTGCCGTGATGAGCGCCGGACATATGCAGCAGGTGGGCACGCCGGATGAGATTTACGCGACCCCGGCCAATCGCTTTGTGGCGGAATTTATTGGCACGCCACGCCTGAACATGATCACGCTGCATCAGCCTTTGAGCCGCCTTGCACAACATCTGCAACAACGTTTCACCCTGCACGACCAGACCCGGCTCTGCGGCATCCGCCCGGAGGAGATCGTACTGAGCGACGAGTCGAGTCTCAACGCCATTCCGATGACCATCGATAACATTATGCCCACCGGCGGAAGCTGGGTGATTGAACTGGTTGCCGGAGAAGACAGGCTGTTCCATTCAACACAGTTAAGGCCGCGCTGGCAGGCGCGCCAGCAGGTGCATTGTCAGCTTCCGACATCCTCCCTGCACTTTTTCAACAGCAACGGACTGCGTCACGACATTACCGCGAATTAA